The Vicia villosa cultivar HV-30 ecotype Madison, WI linkage group LG1, Vvil1.0, whole genome shotgun sequence genome includes a region encoding these proteins:
- the LOC131603535 gene encoding small ribosomal subunit protein uS8z/uS8w — protein MVRVSVLNDALKSMYNAEKRGKRQVMIRPSSKVIIKFLIVMQKHGYIGEFEYVDDHRSGKIVVELNGRLNKCGVISPRFDVGVKEIEGWTARLLPSRQFGYIVLTTSAGIMDHEEARRKNVGGKVLGFFY, from the exons ATGGTGAGAGTCAGTGTGTTGAACGATGCTCTAAAGAGTATGTACAATGCTGAGAAAAGAGGAAAGCGCCAAGTCATGATAAGGCCATCGTCTAAAGTTATCATCAAGTTCCTCATTGTTATGCAGAAGCACG GATATATTGGGGAGTTTGAGTATGTTGATGATCATAGATCTGGTAAGATTGTTGTTGAGTTGAATGGTAGGTTGAACAAATGTGGGGTTATTAGTCCTCGTTTTGATGTTGGTGTCAAGGAGATTGAAGGTTGGACTGCCAGACTTCTTCCATCTAGACAG TTTGGTTACATCGTTTTGACCACTTCTGCTGGCATCATGGATCACGAAGAGGCTAGGAGGAAGAATGTTGGTGGCAAGGTCCTTGGCTTCTTCTACTGA